A window of the Miscanthus floridulus cultivar M001 chromosome 14, ASM1932011v1, whole genome shotgun sequence genome harbors these coding sequences:
- the LOC136503688 gene encoding transcription initiation factor TFIID subunit 1-like, protein MSNNENPNASAADDEDYEEPGGWNYFVGFMFGNVDDSGDLDADYLDEDVKEHIFALADELGLSLQDIDLARSSPAPTDSSEQDCDEKAEDTVDFEDIDEEYDGLEVEAPTEEDNVLSRKDYFSSNAVYTSVDSTLSVFGEDNYDEDEGTINDIDSQVNSAVQNCSSDGIQPYPQVNLAKENVGLLPHSEECLDFDYELLQREMGTEEGYLGSETAASLPVLCIEDVELSNILEKVVDCLRRNTAVSYIFLKPVTKKDAPDYLDIIDHPMDLVTIRDKVRKMEYRNRKGFRHDVAQIAVNAHIYNDNRNPGIPPLADELLKMCDQLLEENAEMLDDAEAAIE, encoded by the exons ATGAGCAACAACGAGAACCCGAATGCCAGCGCCGCAG ATGATGAGGATTACGAAGAGCCTGGTGGCTGGAATTACTTCGTGGGGTTCATGTTCGGTAATGTGGATGATTCTGGCGACCTAGATGCTGACTATCTTGATGAG GATGTGAAGGAACACATATTTGCATTGGCAGATGAGCTGGGCCTATCCCTCCAAGACATTGAT TTAGCCAGGTCTTCTCCAGCACCAACTGATTCCTCTGAGCAAG ATTGTGATGAGAAGGCAGAAGATACTGTTGACTTTGAAGATATTGATGAAGAATATGATGGACTTGAAGTTGAAGCACCCACAGAGGAAGACAATGTGCTATCTAGAAAAGATTACTTCTCATCAAATGCAGTGTATACTTCAGTCGATAGTACATTATCAGTGTTTGGTGAGGATaactatgatgaagatgaaggtaCGATCAATGACATCGACTCCCAAGTTAATAGTGCTGTGCAAAATTGTTCTTCCGATGGTATTCAACCATATCCCCAAGTTAATCTTGCCAAAGAAAATGTTGGTTTGTTGCCACATTCAGAGGAATGTTTAGACTTCGACTATGAACTTTTGCAG AGAGAAATGGGCACTGAAGAAGGTTATCTTGGGTCTGAAACTGCAGCTTCCCTCCCTGTTTTGTGCATAGAGGAT GTTGAGCTCTCCAACATACTGGAAAAGGTAGTTGACTGCTTGCGGAGAAACACTGCTGTATCATACATATTTCTTAAACCAGTGACGAAGAAAGATGCTCCTGATTACCTTGACATCATAGATCATCCAATGGACCTTGTTACCATTAGGGACAAAGTAAGGAAGATGGAGTACAGAAACAGGAAGGGATTCAGGCATGACGTGGCCCAGATAGCAGTGAACGCACACATTTACAATGACAACCGCAATCCTGGCATCCCTCCGCTTGCTGACGAGCTCTTGAAAATGTGCGATCAACTTCTTGAGGAAAATGCAGAGATGCTTGACGATGCAGAAGCCGCGATCGAGTAG